The Roseicyclus marinus genome has a segment encoding these proteins:
- a CDS encoding MarR family winged helix-turn-helix transcriptional regulator yields MLNEKMTEHGDEAVSSDRISQSTRERDGRLVVDLENYVPHLLSAVNNALSGGASKVYLERFDIGIAEWRVMSMLAIEPRIQASQICDIIKIDKGAASRALSRLDAKGLLGYDAVVTDQRKRIWWLNEAGLSLHDTILQVALGREQKLVEGIEPQDLEAFLRAIRTMVRNVDSVR; encoded by the coding sequence GTGCTGAACGAAAAAATGACAGAACACGGGGACGAAGCTGTGTCATCGGACCGGATCTCGCAATCGACACGCGAGCGGGACGGACGGTTGGTCGTCGATCTGGAAAATTATGTGCCCCATCTGTTGTCGGCCGTGAACAACGCGCTGTCGGGGGGGGCGTCCAAGGTTTATCTTGAACGTTTCGATATCGGCATCGCCGAATGGCGCGTGATGTCCATGCTGGCCATCGAGCCACGCATCCAGGCCTCGCAGATCTGCGACATCATCAAGATCGACAAGGGTGCCGCCAGCCGGGCCTTGTCTCGGCTCGATGCGAAGGGGTTGCTTGGTTACGACGCAGTGGTGACCGACCAGCGCAAGCGCATCTGGTGGCTTAACGAAGCCGGCCTGTCGCTGCACGACACGATCCTGCAGGTTGCGCTTGGCCGTGAGCAGAAGCTCGTCGAGGGGATCGAACCGCAGGATCTGGAGGCGTTCTTGCGGGCCATTCGCACCATGGTCCGCAACGTCGACTCCGTCCGCTGA
- a CDS encoding TRAP transporter small permease: MTPDLEDRPLPRGRFDIWLAMGSAMVLGLMMLFVFAGVVMRYAFNAPILGANEVLELASVAVVMLAIPYCTVEDGHVRIDLLDGALGRLGRWITEILYRVVGVAVLFFVTRSYFDRTLDAWAYADTTNLLRIPIWPFYGLVLIGMGLFAAILALQMLRMILRPGPIR; encoded by the coding sequence ATGACCCCCGACCTTGAAGACCGGCCGCTCCCGCGCGGCCGGTTCGACATCTGGCTGGCGATGGGCTCGGCGATGGTTCTGGGCTTGATGATGCTCTTCGTCTTTGCCGGCGTCGTGATGCGCTACGCCTTCAACGCGCCGATCCTGGGCGCGAACGAGGTGCTGGAGCTGGCCTCTGTCGCGGTCGTGATGCTGGCCATTCCCTATTGCACGGTCGAGGATGGGCATGTGCGGATCGACCTGTTGGACGGTGCCCTCGGTCGTCTTGGCCGGTGGATCACTGAAATCCTGTATCGCGTGGTAGGGGTGGCGGTCCTGTTCTTCGTCACGCGATCCTATTTCGATCGCACGCTCGATGCCTGGGCATATGCGGACACGACCAACCTGTTGCGCATTCCGATCTGGCCGTTCTACGGTTTGGTGCTGATCGGCATGGGGCTTTTCGCGGCCATATTGGCGCTGCAAATGCTTCGGATGATCCTCAGGCCCGGACCGATCCGATGA
- a CDS encoding tripartite tricarboxylate transporter permease has protein sequence MEILGLLGDGMLIALQPVNLLLIVIGVTVGLFIGAMPGLGSVNGVAILLPITFLVPPTGAIIFLAAIYYGAMYGGAISSITLGIPGASTAVATTFDGRPLAMQGRASLALVTAAIASFIGGTVANIIFTGFAPLLAGVALSFGPPEIFALMLLAFATFVGLGSDDIPKTIFSICFGLVLGAIGFDQISGAPRLVLFDMTGFLQGIGFLVLAIGVYGLGEMIWTIEQTRGDVENTTPRMTAKGMAEDTAESLRRGWRGTTIGSLIGFFVGILPAAGATPASLMSYGVTKMISRRPQDFGRGSVDGVAAPEAANNSASTGSMLPMLTLGIPGSPTTAILLGGMVIWGLTPGPRLFVDQTEFVWGLIGSFYISNVAALVINLAFIPVFIWMLRMPFTILAPVIFVLSIIGGYAATRDMFDIWMILVFGIGAFVLRRMDYPLAPAVLAIVLGPIAEPTLRQSLLLSGGDPMIFLNRPIAAPITIIAVILILLPLVKLFRKKKPA, from the coding sequence ATGGAAATTCTCGGCCTTCTTGGCGACGGCATGTTGATCGCGCTCCAGCCGGTCAACCTGCTTCTGATCGTGATCGGCGTGACCGTCGGCCTGTTCATCGGCGCGATGCCGGGGCTTGGCTCGGTCAATGGCGTGGCGATCCTTTTGCCCATCACCTTTCTCGTGCCGCCCACGGGCGCGATCATCTTTCTTGCCGCGATCTATTACGGGGCGATGTATGGGGGGGCGATCTCGTCCATCACCTTGGGCATTCCCGGCGCGTCCACGGCGGTGGCCACGACCTTTGACGGGCGACCACTCGCCATGCAGGGGCGGGCCTCGCTCGCGCTGGTGACGGCGGCCATCGCCTCCTTCATCGGGGGGACGGTCGCCAATATCATCTTCACGGGCTTTGCCCCGCTTCTGGCGGGCGTGGCGCTCTCTTTCGGCCCGCCCGAGATCTTTGCCCTGATGCTTCTGGCCTTTGCGACCTTCGTGGGGCTGGGCAGCGACGATATCCCCAAGACGATCTTCTCGATCTGTTTCGGCCTTGTCCTGGGGGCCATCGGCTTTGACCAGATTTCGGGCGCACCCCGTCTGGTCCTGTTCGACATGACGGGCTTCTTGCAGGGCATCGGCTTTCTGGTGCTGGCCATCGGCGTCTACGGTCTGGGCGAGATGATCTGGACCATCGAACAGACGCGCGGCGACGTGGAAAACACCACGCCCCGCATGACGGCCAAGGGCATGGCCGAGGATACGGCGGAATCCTTGCGCCGGGGCTGGCGCGGGACCACGATCGGCTCGCTCATCGGTTTTTTCGTCGGCATCCTGCCCGCCGCCGGCGCGACACCCGCCTCGCTCATGTCCTATGGCGTGACCAAGATGATCTCGCGCCGCCCGCAGGATTTCGGGCGCGGCAGCGTCGACGGCGTGGCAGCGCCCGAGGCGGCGAACAATTCCGCCTCCACGGGTTCCATGCTGCCGATGCTCACCTTGGGCATTCCCGGCTCGCCCACCACCGCGATCTTGCTCGGGGGCATGGTGATCTGGGGCCTGACGCCCGGACCGCGCCTGTTCGTCGACCAGACGGAATTCGTCTGGGGCCTGATCGGGTCCTTCTACATCTCGAATGTGGCGGCGCTCGTGATCAACCTCGCCTTCATCCCGGTCTTCATCTGGATGCTCCGGATGCCCTTCACGATCCTCGCGCCCGTGATCTTCGTCCTGTCGATCATCGGCGGCTATGCCGCGACGCGCGACATGTTCGACATCTGGATGATCCTCGTCTTCGGGATCGGGGCCTTCGTGCTGCGGCGGATGGATTATCCGCTGGCGCCCGCAGTTCTGGCCATCGTGCTCGGCCCCATCGCGGAACCGACGCTGCGCCAGTCGCTGCTTCTGTCCGGGGGCGATCCGATGATCTTCCTGAACCGTCCCATCGCGGCCCCGATCACGATCATTGCCGTGATCTTGATCCTCCTGCCGCTGGTGAAACTTTTCAGAAAGAAAAAGCCCGCCTGA
- a CDS encoding tripartite tricarboxylate transporter TctB family protein — protein sequence MRYGELLTAGVLALFSIYLMWKSTELPIGFIEGRGPGGGAWPFWLSAIMLLSCILVMVKWWRGTSPASQSDEPFLDGYGWRTLVLVGGGLLGFVALIDVLSMYGAIAVFLIYYLRFLGRHSWALTLVFAIVAPIALFFFFEGAMRITMPSGWSFTDPVFDILYDIIY from the coding sequence ATGCGCTACGGCGAACTTCTGACGGCGGGCGTTCTGGCGCTTTTTTCCATCTACCTGATGTGGAAGAGCACGGAACTGCCCATCGGCTTCATCGAGGGCAGGGGGCCAGGCGGCGGTGCCTGGCCTTTCTGGCTTTCGGCCATCATGCTGCTGAGCTGCATCCTGGTCATGGTCAAATGGTGGCGCGGGACCTCTCCCGCCTCGCAATCGGATGAACCGTTTCTCGACGGCTATGGCTGGCGCACGCTGGTCCTGGTGGGGGGCGGGCTCCTGGGCTTTGTCGCGCTCATCGACGTCTTGTCGATGTATGGGGCGATCGCGGTCTTCCTGATCTACTACCTGCGGTTTCTCGGGCGGCATTCCTGGGCCCTGACACTGGTCTTTGCCATCGTGGCCCCCATCGCGCTCTTCTTCTTCTTCGAAGGGGCGATGCGCATCACCATGCCGAGCGGCTGGTCCTTCACCGACCCCGTTTTCGACATCCTTTACGACATCATCTACTAG
- a CDS encoding Bug family tripartite tricarboxylate transporter substrate binding protein: MSFTKRAVLKLSCAALVALSPLPALAQDWEPRRPIDFVIMAGPGGGADQIARFIQSVAERYDLTSRPLVPNNQGGGSGAEALLHLNNASDPDHTILVTLNSFFTTPLRQANLGIDIQTFTPVAMMGVDPFVLWVHRDSGITNFDQWLETVRGMNGDYVMGGTGSGQEDSIVIAFLSNAYDLDITYIPYDGGGAVARDLAGQQIMATVNNPAEAKGFYEAGDVVPLLAFSDERLPAFPDIPTIRELGHDFSYANQRAVVGAPGMSDEAAAYYQTVFTQVYESAEWQGYLESESLSPLWMSPEEQRAYWDTQVANHRELLASLGQ, from the coding sequence ATGTCGTTCACCAAGCGTGCTGTCTTGAAACTGTCCTGCGCGGCTCTCGTCGCGCTTTCGCCGCTTCCCGCGCTCGCGCAGGATTGGGAACCGCGCCGCCCCATCGATTTCGTCATCATGGCCGGTCCCGGCGGCGGTGCCGACCAGATCGCGCGCTTCATCCAGTCGGTGGCCGAGCGCTATGACCTGACCTCGCGCCCGCTCGTGCCCAACAACCAGGGCGGCGGTTCGGGGGCCGAGGCGCTCTTGCATCTCAACAACGCCAGCGATCCCGATCACACGATCCTCGTGACGCTGAATTCCTTCTTCACCACGCCCTTGCGTCAGGCCAATCTCGGCATCGACATCCAGACCTTCACGCCCGTGGCGATGATGGGCGTCGATCCCTTCGTGCTCTGGGTGCACCGCGACAGCGGCATCACCAATTTCGACCAGTGGCTCGAAACGGTGCGCGGCATGAACGGCGATTACGTCATGGGCGGCACCGGCTCGGGGCAGGAAGACAGCATCGTCATCGCCTTCCTGTCCAATGCCTATGACCTCGACATCACCTATATCCCCTATGATGGCGGCGGTGCCGTGGCGCGCGATCTGGCGGGCCAGCAGATCATGGCCACCGTGAACAACCCCGCCGAGGCCAAGGGCTTCTACGAGGCGGGCGATGTCGTGCCGCTTCTGGCCTTCTCCGACGAACGTCTGCCCGCATTCCCCGATATCCCGACCATCCGCGAACTGGGGCATGATTTCTCCTATGCCAACCAGCGGGCCGTCGTGGGCGCGCCCGGCATGTCGGACGAGGCGGCGGCCTATTACCAGACCGTCTTCACCCAGGTCTACGAAAGCGCCGAATGGCAGGGCTATCTCGAATCCGAAAGCCTCTCGCCGCTCTGGATGAGCCCCGAGGAACAGCGCGCCTATTGGGACACCCAGGTCGCCAATCACCGCGAACTTCTGGCCTCTCTGGGCCAGTAA
- a CDS encoding universal stress protein, with protein MLARILVPVWGEGMGDAVLEHAAQLAHRHKAHIVVAHCRARPEDMMPHGIPLPGFVRDAILKQASQMADHEENSLRDRLHAAAMALDLREADRPAGDVATVQFVEEHGRLPDMIKHNGRLADLIVVAKPDRDRNLGQNALKSGLFQTGRPVLMCPPAGEVPQTLGRHVTVGWNGSIEASRAVALTLDLVAAAEKVTVLAAGTGKPHGATPEDLLEYYRLRGITADLIRFEARNPGLALLERTMELGAGMLIMGAYGQSHERETLFGGNTQSVVDKAEIPVVLAH; from the coding sequence ATGTTGGCAAGAATTCTGGTGCCCGTCTGGGGCGAAGGCATGGGCGATGCGGTGCTCGAACATGCAGCGCAGCTCGCGCATCGGCACAAGGCGCATATCGTCGTCGCCCATTGTCGCGCCCGCCCCGAGGACATGATGCCCCATGGCATCCCTCTGCCCGGGTTCGTGCGCGATGCGATCCTCAAACAGGCCTCCCAGATGGCCGACCACGAGGAAAACAGCCTGCGCGACCGCCTGCATGCCGCTGCCATGGCCCTCGACCTGCGCGAGGCCGACCGCCCGGCGGGCGATGTGGCCACCGTGCAATTCGTCGAGGAACACGGACGCCTTCCCGACATGATCAAGCACAATGGCCGCCTTGCCGATCTGATCGTGGTGGCCAAGCCTGACCGCGACCGCAACCTGGGTCAGAACGCGCTCAAATCGGGCCTGTTCCAGACCGGGCGCCCGGTCCTGATGTGTCCGCCTGCGGGCGAGGTTCCGCAGACGCTGGGGCGCCATGTCACCGTGGGCTGGAACGGCTCGATCGAGGCGTCGCGCGCCGTGGCGCTCACGCTCGACCTTGTGGCCGCCGCCGAAAAGGTGACGGTCCTGGCCGCGGGCACCGGCAAGCCGCATGGCGCCACGCCCGAGGATCTTCTGGAATACTACCGCCTGCGCGGCATCACCGCCGATCTGATCCGTTTCGAGGCGCGCAATCCCGGCCTTGCGCTGCTTGAGCGCACGATGGAACTCGGGGCCGGAATGCTCATCATGGGGGCTTACGGCCAAAGCCACGAGCGCGAGACGCTTTTCGGCGGCAACACCCAATCCGTTGTCGACAAAGCGGAAATTCCCGTGGTGCTCGCGCATTGA
- a CDS encoding TRAP transporter substrate-binding protein encodes MMFKALARAVLLGAVAVSGSSAFAQTEMRLADFLPPQHPYQTQVYGVMADMIAEATGGAVTVQIFPGGALGGNPIEQYDRALNGVAEIAFSLPGYTASRFPLTLLAELPGMITEENGTEQIWNAMNLLSEEHRRVHLLSIWTNGENVLYTRDRPVRSVADVQGMKIRVPSANAGLIVEAWGAVPVSMPPAEAYNALQTGVIDAVMIDATATYAFRLGEVANYVTSGMNTTISSFALFMNRDAYDGLSADHRAAFDRIGREIATVANGVQLAGVARGEQMFRETTGREWIELSPEAAAEFNAASAGVVEQVVAATEAAGHPARAFVSALQN; translated from the coding sequence ATGATGTTCAAAGCACTTGCCCGCGCCGTTTTACTCGGCGCGGTCGCGGTATCGGGCAGTTCTGCTTTCGCGCAGACCGAGATGCGATTGGCGGATTTTCTGCCACCCCAGCATCCCTATCAAACACAGGTTTATGGCGTGATGGCCGACATGATCGCCGAGGCCACGGGCGGCGCGGTGACCGTGCAGATCTTTCCCGGCGGCGCACTTGGCGGCAATCCGATCGAACAATATGACCGCGCGCTCAACGGCGTGGCCGAGATCGCCTTCAGCCTGCCCGGCTATACCGCATCGCGCTTTCCGCTGACATTGCTGGCCGAATTGCCCGGCATGATCACCGAGGAAAATGGTACCGAGCAGATCTGGAACGCCATGAATTTACTGTCAGAAGAGCATCGCCGCGTGCATCTCCTGTCGATCTGGACCAACGGCGAAAACGTGCTTTACACCCGCGACAGGCCGGTGCGCAGCGTGGCCGACGTGCAAGGCATGAAGATCCGCGTGCCATCCGCCAATGCCGGCCTCATCGTCGAGGCTTGGGGCGCGGTTCCGGTCTCCATGCCGCCTGCCGAAGCCTATAACGCGCTTCAGACCGGCGTCATCGATGCTGTCATGATCGACGCGACAGCGACCTATGCCTTCCGCCTGGGCGAGGTGGCGAATTACGTCACTTCGGGCATGAACACCACGATTTCATCCTTTGCGCTGTTCATGAACCGCGATGCCTATGATGGCCTGAGTGCGGACCACCGAGCGGCCTTTGACCGGATCGGGCGCGAGATCGCCACCGTTGCGAACGGTGTGCAACTTGCCGGTGTGGCGCGCGGCGAGCAGATGTTCCGCGAAACAACAGGGCGCGAATGGATCGAACTCTCGCCCGAGGCGGCCGCGGAATTCAATGCTGCCTCTGCTGGGGTCGTCGAACAGGTGGTCGCAGCGACCGAGGCTGCCGGACACCCGGCGCGCGCTTTCGTGTCAGCCCTGCAGAACTGA
- a CDS encoding TRAP transporter large permease, which yields MTASAIGLLAIAGLFAMLALRVPVAMAMLAAGFFGTWMLNGPRPAVALLTTETFSSVSAYALIVIPLFVLMGNIATAAGYSRGLYDLAYSWVGRYRGGLASASILGCAGFSAVSGSSVATAVTIGKVAIPEMQRFGYSNRLATGAVAAGGTLGYLIPPSTGFVLYAILTEESLGRLFMAGIVPGVLLTALFVLTIMIIARIDPESAPAGRPVSMAERLASLTGALPLLAVVVISIGGIYAGVFTPVEASGVGAFLILVFALIGRKLNAARLRGVFLDTVKTSAMLYLIVIGAAIFSPFLAMTQIPQNLGDWLVGLGLGALGSLILILLAYIVLGMFMDALSMLVITIPIVFPVILELGYDPIWFGVIAVIVIEMGMITPPVGINVFVVKAIAQKVPMATVFRGVLPFWFAMAFCLALLVMFPQLALFLPNSMFD from the coding sequence ATGACGGCCTCGGCCATCGGCCTTCTGGCGATCGCGGGCCTTTTCGCGATGCTGGCGCTCAGGGTGCCTGTCGCCATGGCGATGTTGGCTGCTGGCTTCTTCGGCACTTGGATGCTGAACGGGCCACGCCCGGCGGTCGCGCTTCTGACCACGGAAACCTTTTCCTCGGTCTCGGCCTACGCGTTGATCGTGATCCCGCTCTTCGTCTTGATGGGCAACATCGCGACCGCGGCAGGCTACAGCCGGGGGCTATACGATCTGGCCTATTCATGGGTCGGGCGCTATCGGGGCGGGCTTGCCTCGGCCTCGATCCTTGGTTGTGCCGGGTTCTCTGCCGTAAGCGGTTCGTCGGTGGCGACCGCTGTGACCATCGGCAAGGTCGCCATTCCCGAAATGCAGCGCTTTGGCTATTCCAACCGTCTTGCCACGGGTGCGGTCGCCGCTGGCGGTACGCTGGGCTATCTCATCCCACCTTCGACCGGTTTTGTCCTTTATGCCATCCTGACCGAAGAATCGTTGGGCCGCCTTTTCATGGCAGGGATCGTGCCGGGGGTGTTACTGACGGCGCTTTTCGTGCTGACGATCATGATCATCGCCCGTATCGATCCCGAAAGCGCGCCGGCCGGTCGACCCGTTTCGATGGCCGAACGCCTTGCCTCGCTGACGGGCGCGCTGCCCTTGCTGGCGGTCGTCGTGATCTCGATCGGTGGCATCTATGCCGGGGTCTTTACCCCGGTCGAGGCCTCCGGTGTGGGCGCGTTCCTGATCCTTGTCTTCGCGTTGATTGGCCGAAAGCTAAATGCCGCGCGGTTGCGTGGCGTGTTTCTCGATACCGTCAAGACCAGTGCGATGCTCTATCTCATCGTGATCGGCGCTGCGATCTTCAGCCCCTTTCTGGCCATGACGCAGATCCCGCAGAACCTTGGCGATTGGCTGGTGGGTCTGGGCCTCGGCGCCCTGGGGTCGCTGATCCTCATCTTGCTGGCCTATATCGTGCTGGGCATGTTCATGGATGCCTTGTCGATGCTGGTGATCACGATCCCCATCGTCTTCCCGGTGATCTTGGAGCTGGGCTACGATCCGATCTGGTTCGGGGTCATTGCGGTGATCGTCATCGAGATGGGGATGATTACACCGCCGGTCGGGATCAATGTGTTCGTCGTCAAGGCCATTGCGCAAAAGGTCCCGATGGCGACGGTGTTTCGTGGCGTTCTGCCGTTCTGGTTTGCCATGGCCTTTTGCTTGGCGCTGCTTGTCATGTTCCCGCAACTCGCCCTGTTCCTTCCGAATTCGATGTTCGACTGA